Proteins from one Sabethes cyaneus chromosome 2, idSabCyanKW18_F2, whole genome shotgun sequence genomic window:
- the LOC128736426 gene encoding chitinase-3-like protein 1, giving the protein MTVCLFIGLWLITLVVPLMQAEKNVVCYYGSWASYRHGNGQFTVDKIDPFLCTHLIYSFVGVNANGTIRVLDPWLDLEDNWGLATMKKFNNLKKINTNLKTLVAVGGWNEGSETFSDVAQNGIFRARFAKDAAEFCIRHEFDGLDVDWEYPAQRDGDPTVDRENFVHLLSDLRKELSKHGLLLTAAVAAAETSASISYNIPEISKYLDFINLMTYDLHGPWEATTGHHAPLIAGPNDVTVTHRELNVESCISFWLQAGAPAEKLNLGVAFYGRTFTLRSTNENYIGASASGPGQGGPYSNEAGFLGYNEICEKLLTDKWHLAWDDDQQVPYAYSGNQWVGFDDAESLLLKCDLANQYGLAGAMIWSIETDDFNGRCGNKYELLKTLQSGLDDGQTTTSVSSTSETTPSKETTIVSSSTVSSVTTDSTSTTTVKSTTAGLEFICSETGFFRDPVDCAKFYYCDGSVRYDFQCPSGLCFDTTILACNWAKDVQYRIKSND; this is encoded by the exons ATGACTGTGTGTTTATTCATCGGATTGTGGTTAATCACACTCGTAGTGCCATTGATGCAAGCGGAAA AAAATGTTGTTTGCTACTACGGATCCTGGGCAAGTTACCGACACGGAAATGGCCAGTTCACAGTTGACAAAATAGATCCGTTTTTGTGTACTCATTTGATTTACTCATTCGTTGGTGTCAATGCAAACGGAACGATTCGTGTGCTGGACCCCTGGTTAGACCTGGAGGACAACTGGGGTTTGGCaacgatgaaaaaatttaacaaCTTGAAGAAAATTAATACCAATTTGAAGACACTGGTGGCTGTCGGTGGTTGGAACGAAGGTTCGGAAACTTTTTCCGACGTGGCACAAAATGGCATTTTTAGAGCTCGCTTCGCAAAGGATGCTGCAGAGTTTTGTATTCGTCATGAGTTTGATGGTCTTGACGTTGACTGGGAATATCCCGCACAGCGGGACGGTGATCCTACTGTAGATCGAGAAAATTTCGTTCACCTACTTTCAGACCTTCGGAAGGAATTGTCCAAGCATGGTTTGCTGCTTACGGCAGCAGTGGCAGCAGCAGAAACTTCCGCTTCTATTTCGTACAACATTCCAGAGATATCGAAATACTTGGATTTTATTAATTTGATGACCTACGACCTTCACGGTCCGTGGGAAGCAACAACAGGACATCATGCACCGCTAATTGCCGGACCCAATGACGTCACTGTTACTCATCGAGAGCTTAACGTCGAAAGTTGTATCAGTTTTTGGCTACAAGCTGGTGCTCCAGCGGAGAAGTTAAACCTTGGCGTTGCATTCTATGGCCGTACATTTACGCTGCGATCGACCAATGAAAACTACATCGGTGCTTCTGCCAGTGGACCAGGTCAAGGTGGGCCCTATAGCAATGAGGCAGGGTTTTTGGGTTATAATGAG ATTTGCGAGAAATTGTTGACTGATAAATGGCACCTTGCGTGGGATGATGATCAACAAGTACCTTACGCATATAGCGGGAATCAGTGGGTTGGATTTGATGATGCTGAGAGCTTATTATTGAAG TGTGATCTAGCAAATCAATACGGATTAGCAGGGGCCATGATCTGGTCAATCGAAACCGACGATTTTAATGGAAGGTGCGGTAACAAGTATGAATTGTTGAAAACCCTTCAAAGTGGTTTGGATGATGGTCAAACAACAACCAGTGTTTCTTCTACTAGTGAAACGACTCCAAGCAAAGAAACCACAATTGTTAGTAGCAGTACTGTAAGCTCGGTGACTACTGACAGCACGTCTACTACAACCGTAAAGTCTACTACAGCTGGTTTGGAATTCATCTGTTCTGAAACTGGATTTTTCCGAGATCCTGTGGATTGTGCCAAATTCTATTACTGCGACGGGTCTGTACGTTATGATTTCCAGTGCCCTTCTGGGCTTTGCTTTGACACCACAATATTGGCCTGCAATTGGGCTAAAGACGTTCAGTATAGAATAAAAAGCAACGATTAG